In Bythopirellula goksoeyrii, a single window of DNA contains:
- the rpoN gene encoding RNA polymerase factor sigma-54, translated as MRLSFGQQMQMAQKQVLAPRMIQSMEILQLPILALQERIEQEMEDNPVLDKAELSDESTEVDEDAYNSDAPTESEKELVVRDDTNNEDDFERLLNMSDNLPDEYEERSRPSRGQMEAESDRHHDAMANMVSRPESLLDYLDHQLSWFDLDEPLRKMCERIIYNLDTNGYLKSPLEELIPPAPTDINGDAQSWRAEQLKIAESALAIVQRLDPPGIGARNLKECLLLQLTSGLLFYEELQVLIEDHLEDLENNRLPLIAKKTGFSIETIQEAWEDLRTLKPKPGAEFNETFAPSVTPDVYVDRKDEGGYEVRLEDTQLPSLYISNTYRNLLQDPNTNAETREYIKRKVNSAQWIIEAIEQRRSTLTKVSQAIVDHQTSFLDNGPEHIEPLKMQQIADKVGVHVTTVSRAVDDKWMQTPRGIFPLKRFFVGGTTSADGEEVAWDKVRLKLQEIVDNEDKTKPLSDDALVDELAKAGITVARRTVTKYRKAMDIPSSRQRRDWSKEK; from the coding sequence ATGCGACTTTCATTCGGCCAACAGATGCAGATGGCTCAGAAGCAGGTGCTTGCACCGCGGATGATCCAATCGATGGAGATACTGCAGCTGCCGATCCTTGCTTTGCAGGAACGCATCGAGCAAGAGATGGAAGACAATCCTGTGCTCGACAAGGCAGAGCTGTCTGACGAGTCAACGGAAGTTGACGAGGATGCTTACAATTCGGATGCCCCGACCGAGTCCGAGAAAGAATTGGTTGTCAGAGATGACACCAACAACGAAGACGACTTCGAGCGACTCTTGAACATGTCGGACAATCTGCCCGACGAATACGAGGAGCGTAGCCGCCCCTCGCGTGGACAGATGGAGGCTGAGTCCGACCGACATCACGACGCCATGGCAAACATGGTGTCGCGCCCCGAATCACTTCTGGATTATCTCGATCACCAACTCAGCTGGTTCGACCTTGATGAACCTCTCCGGAAGATGTGCGAGCGAATAATTTACAACCTCGACACGAACGGCTATCTCAAGTCACCGCTAGAGGAACTCATTCCCCCCGCACCAACAGATATCAACGGCGATGCTCAGTCTTGGCGCGCTGAACAACTCAAGATTGCCGAATCGGCACTCGCCATCGTTCAACGACTTGACCCGCCAGGGATCGGTGCGCGCAACCTCAAGGAATGCCTGCTCCTGCAATTGACATCAGGCCTGCTGTTCTACGAAGAATTGCAAGTACTTATCGAAGACCACCTGGAAGACCTGGAGAACAATCGTCTTCCATTGATTGCCAAGAAAACCGGTTTCTCCATCGAAACAATCCAGGAAGCGTGGGAAGACCTGCGAACGCTCAAGCCGAAGCCGGGAGCGGAGTTCAACGAAACCTTCGCCCCCTCGGTAACGCCCGATGTCTATGTCGATCGCAAAGACGAGGGTGGCTATGAGGTCCGCTTGGAAGACACCCAGTTGCCGTCGCTCTACATCAGCAACACTTATCGCAATCTGCTCCAAGATCCCAACACCAACGCCGAAACCCGCGAGTACATCAAACGGAAAGTCAACTCGGCCCAGTGGATCATCGAGGCCATCGAACAAAGGCGAAGTACGCTCACCAAGGTTTCGCAGGCCATCGTCGATCATCAAACAAGCTTCCTCGACAACGGACCCGAACACATAGAACCCCTCAAGATGCAGCAGATTGCCGACAAAGTCGGTGTGCATGTCACCACGGTGAGTCGGGCTGTTGACGACAAATGGATGCAGACCCCGAGAGGAATTTTTCCGCTCAAGCGGTTCTTCGTAGGAGGCACCACTAGTGCTGACGGCGAGGAAGTCGCCTGGGACAAGGTGCGACTCAAATTGCAAGAAATAGTTGACAACGAAGACAAGACCAAACCGCTGAGCGACGATGCTTTGGTCGACGAGCTTGCTAAGGCGGGCATCACCGTCGCACGCCGCACGGTCACCAAGTATCGCAAAGCGATGGATATTCCCAGCAGCCGCCAACGGCGGGACTGGTCGAAGGAAAAGTGA
- the dnaX gene encoding DNA polymerase III subunit gamma/tau, translated as MTEEDRSTTTGADYVVVARRYRPQGFDELIGQQHVAQALKRAISSDRVGHAYLFTGARGVGKTSAARILAKALNCEQGPTATPCNECEICESIAAGDDVDVLEIDGASNRGIDEIRQLRQNVAVRPSRSRLKIYIIDEVHMLTKEAFNALLKTLEEPPEHVKFIFATTEANKIPITILSRCQRFDFAGIESTAIQERLAQIAEAEGVTAEPDALQILAMRAAGSMRDSQSLLEQLLSGGGNAITTADVTEMLGIAPAARLSQLVLPLVNHDAATALAELDAALAEGADESQLIDQLLGYFRDVMTQAVGCDESRLLYALPSQWQEVREISEQLGVHTLLAIVQVLDQTAARMRVSTHSRTLAEMAVVRICQLENLDELATLLEQLRELPAGAREMSGGIKKNATSSQARPSRPAAVTRQSLPARETPASPTTARQESVAAVAVESAPSKEIRVPTAENVEQIWKQALDSLTGMVADQASHVDEVTADADGRMVITFTESFYRDWCERPANRARLDAALTEVCGRKVPLVLQATKRDPASSTSAPPPSRRQKQMELVSQPFVKKAIDLFDGDTQRLKYIPPAEKN; from the coding sequence ATGACTGAGGAAGACCGATCTACGACCACTGGGGCAGATTATGTCGTCGTCGCACGTCGGTATCGCCCCCAGGGCTTCGATGAGCTGATCGGACAACAGCATGTGGCCCAGGCCCTGAAGCGCGCGATTTCCAGCGATCGGGTGGGGCATGCTTATCTTTTCACAGGGGCTCGGGGGGTCGGTAAGACCTCGGCGGCCCGCATCCTGGCTAAGGCCCTCAACTGTGAGCAGGGGCCAACCGCCACTCCGTGCAACGAGTGCGAGATTTGCGAGTCGATTGCCGCTGGTGATGACGTGGATGTCCTCGAAATCGACGGTGCCAGCAATCGCGGCATTGATGAGATTCGGCAGTTGCGGCAGAACGTGGCCGTTCGTCCCAGTCGATCTCGGCTGAAGATCTACATCATCGACGAAGTCCACATGCTCACCAAGGAGGCGTTCAACGCCTTGCTTAAAACGCTCGAAGAACCACCTGAGCATGTGAAATTTATCTTCGCCACGACCGAAGCGAACAAGATCCCGATCACGATCCTTTCGCGCTGTCAGCGGTTCGATTTTGCGGGTATTGAGTCGACGGCGATCCAGGAGCGGCTCGCCCAGATTGCCGAAGCTGAGGGAGTTACCGCCGAACCGGATGCGCTGCAGATTCTTGCCATGCGTGCCGCGGGTTCGATGCGTGATAGCCAATCGCTATTAGAGCAATTGCTTTCCGGAGGGGGCAATGCCATCACCACCGCCGACGTGACCGAGATGCTGGGAATTGCCCCAGCGGCACGGCTGAGTCAGTTGGTGCTCCCCTTGGTAAATCACGATGCCGCGACTGCCTTGGCGGAACTCGATGCCGCGCTTGCCGAGGGGGCAGACGAAAGCCAATTGATTGACCAGCTGCTGGGTTATTTCCGCGATGTGATGACCCAAGCGGTGGGCTGCGACGAAAGCCGCCTGCTCTATGCCTTGCCGAGCCAGTGGCAGGAAGTGCGAGAGATCTCCGAGCAACTGGGAGTTCACACGTTGCTGGCCATAGTACAGGTACTCGACCAGACAGCGGCCCGCATGCGGGTCAGTACTCACTCGCGAACTTTGGCCGAGATGGCAGTGGTGCGGATTTGCCAATTGGAAAACCTCGATGAGTTGGCAACGCTGCTGGAGCAACTCCGTGAGCTTCCCGCTGGGGCACGAGAAATGTCAGGTGGAATAAAAAAAAACGCAACCTCTAGCCAAGCCCGCCCTTCTCGCCCTGCCGCGGTAACGCGTCAGAGTTTGCCCGCACGAGAGACGCCTGCGTCGCCCACGACCGCTCGGCAGGAGTCCGTGGCAGCGGTAGCGGTGGAGAGTGCCCCGTCGAAGGAAATACGTGTCCCCACGGCTGAGAACGTTGAGCAGATTTGGAAACAGGCGCTCGATTCGCTCACCGGCATGGTCGCCGACCAGGCTTCGCATGTGGATGAAGTAACGGCCGATGCAGATGGGCGAATGGTGATCACATTCACCGAGAGCTTCTACCGCGATTGGTGTGAGCGACCCGCGAATCGTGCTCGGTTGGACGCAGCTCTCACAGAAGTCTGTGGACGCAAAGTGCCGTTAGTGTTGCAAGCGACAAAGCGTGATCCCGCGTCTTCAACGTCTGCGCCTCCCCCCTCGCGTCGCCAGAAACAGATGGAGTTAGTTTCTCAGCCGTTTGTGAAAAAGGCCATCGACCTCTTCGACGGCGATACGCAACGACTTAAGTACATTCCGCCGGCTGAAAAGAATTAG
- a CDS encoding YbaB/EbfC family nucleoid-associated protein produces the protein MFKGLENIANLGGLMKQAQEMSGKMKQLTEELKAKRVVGSSGAGLVEVEASGTGEVLAVRLDPSLVEKQDRELLEDLLPGAINDAQQKAKELYASKMQELTGGMNIPGLGDMLGQLGDGPGQS, from the coding sequence ATGTTCAAAGGACTAGAAAACATTGCCAACTTGGGTGGTCTCATGAAGCAGGCCCAGGAAATGAGTGGCAAAATGAAGCAACTCACCGAGGAGTTGAAAGCCAAGCGAGTTGTCGGCTCTTCGGGGGCCGGACTCGTGGAAGTCGAAGCCAGCGGAACTGGCGAAGTGCTGGCCGTGCGCCTCGATCCCAGTCTCGTTGAAAAGCAAGACCGTGAATTGCTCGAAGACTTGCTTCCAGGTGCCATTAACGATGCTCAGCAGAAGGCAAAGGAACTCTACGCCAGCAAAATGCAAGAACTCACCGGCGGCATGAACATTCCCGGACTCGGCGACATGCTCGGCCAGCTGGGCGATGGGCCTGGGCAAAGTTGA